From the Desulfosarcina sp. BuS5 genome, one window contains:
- the rfbC gene encoding dTDP-4-dehydrorhamnose 3,5-epimerase has product MNHSLTHQKGAIRGMHFQRPPMAEIKMVRCICGSVFDVIIDLRKGSPSFLKWHGEILSSENMKMMYIPEGFAHRFQTLQPNSELLYLHTEFYSPEHEDGVCYNDPKIGIKWPLEVTEISDKDKSYPFLTQDFGGIQL; this is encoded by the coding sequence ATCAATCACTCTCTAACGCATCAAAAAGGTGCTATTCGGGGGATGCACTTCCAGCGGCCTCCCATGGCTGAGATCAAGATGGTCAGATGTATTTGTGGGTCAGTCTTTGATGTGATTATTGATCTAAGGAAAGGCTCACCTTCTTTTTTAAAATGGCATGGAGAAATATTGTCTTCTGAAAACATGAAAATGATGTATATTCCCGAAGGTTTTGCGCATAGGTTCCAAACCCTCCAGCCCAATAGTGAATTACTGTATCTCCACACGGAATTTTACAGCCCGGAGCATGAAGATGGTGTTTGCTATAATGATCCCAAAATCGGAATAAAATGGCCTTTGGAAGTTACAGAAATATCCGATAAGGATAAAAGCTATCCTTTTCTGACTCAAGATTTTGGAGGAATTCAACTCTAA
- a CDS encoding Gfo/Idh/MocA family protein: MLGKIDRSTPLSLGFIGGSLNSAVGYTHFVSCAMDNQWTLDAGCFSVDAQRNRETAQAYGVSPDHVYDHWQDMLREEKGRLDAIVILTPTPSHYEMVIACLNEGFPVICEKALVTNSAEAEKILKVRNSKNGFLAVTYNYSGYPMVRELRNMIQKGTLGKILHFQAEMPQEGYIRVDANGNKPVPQSWRLSDGQVPTIHLDLAVHLHQLIDYLIGQKPIEVVSAQGSYGWFSEVIDNVTCLCRYSEGVQGQMWFSKSALGHRNGLRLRIYGSKCSAEWYQACPEELVLSYSDGRREIMDRASSVEVANMRRYNRFKAGHPAGFIEAFANLYSDIADCLRQYRATGQWKSEEVFGTELALGGLRLIEAMTKSTDTKAWQAVCGQIQDSGLDGEGL, translated from the coding sequence ATGCTGGGTAAGATAGATAGATCGACGCCACTATCGCTTGGTTTTATTGGTGGTTCTCTCAATTCTGCGGTTGGATATACGCATTTCGTATCCTGTGCTATGGATAACCAGTGGACTCTGGATGCAGGTTGTTTCAGCGTCGATGCTCAACGGAATCGGGAAACTGCTCAAGCATACGGCGTTTCTCCTGATCATGTGTATGATCATTGGCAGGATATGCTCAGGGAAGAAAAGGGGCGCCTTGATGCGATTGTTATCCTTACGCCTACCCCATCGCACTACGAAATGGTTATAGCTTGCCTGAACGAGGGCTTTCCTGTGATTTGTGAGAAGGCCTTGGTAACCAATAGCGCCGAGGCTGAAAAGATTCTTAAAGTTCGAAACAGTAAGAATGGATTTCTTGCCGTGACGTACAATTACTCCGGATATCCAATGGTTCGTGAACTACGAAACATGATCCAAAAAGGTACGCTTGGTAAAATTCTGCACTTTCAGGCCGAGATGCCTCAGGAAGGATATATCAGAGTAGATGCTAATGGTAATAAGCCAGTGCCGCAATCATGGAGGCTTTCCGATGGGCAGGTGCCGACAATTCATCTTGATTTGGCAGTTCATCTGCATCAGTTAATTGATTATCTAATCGGACAAAAACCCATCGAGGTTGTATCTGCCCAGGGTAGTTATGGGTGGTTTTCTGAAGTCATTGATAATGTCACCTGTCTTTGCCGGTATTCGGAAGGCGTTCAGGGTCAGATGTGGTTCAGCAAATCGGCGCTTGGACACAGAAATGGTTTGAGATTGAGAATCTATGGTTCAAAATGTTCAGCAGAGTGGTACCAGGCGTGTCCAGAGGAATTGGTGCTGTCCTATTCGGATGGGCGCAGGGAGATTATGGATCGTGCCTCTTCGGTTGAGGTTGCCAATATGCGGCGTTATAACAGGTTCAAGGCCGGCCACCCTGCTGGTTTTATCGAAGCCTTTGCCAATCTTTACAGTGATATTGCTGATTGTCTTCGTCAATACAGGGCAACAGGCCAGTGGAAGTCTGAAGAGGTATTCGGTACCGAATTAGCTTTGGGGGGTCTCCGACTGATTGAGGCCATGACTAAATCGACGGATACGAAGGCTTGGCAGGCGGTTTGTGGCCAGATTCAAGATTCCGGTTTGGATGGAGAGGGTTTATGA
- a CDS encoding MerR family transcriptional regulator, producing the protein MTIQQVSTKLNILKPTLRFWEKEFNGILVPLRTNGGWVSTVTERVD; encoded by the coding sequence ATAACGATTCAGCAGGTCAGCACAAAGCTTAATATCCTTAAACCCACCTTGCGTTTCTGGGAGAAAGAATTCAATGGTATTCTTGTGCCTCTGAGAACCAACGGGGGCTGGGTTTCTACCGTGACCGAGCGGGTAGATTGA
- a CDS encoding glycosyltransferase: protein MIDSAPRMRNSVQFSIIIPAYNSEDFIENCLYSALNQSLKRGNFEVILVDDCSTDSTFLIASRLATNNKNLFVTKTPKNSGPGIARNVGLSKATGKWVIFVDSDDYLHREALSKLQVFLDMNNSAFLDAVGFNWEYDSARFSSEQFQVSGRRDHSSLELSKNQLIKKYLSLHMDGSVIYTAIRRKLIIENNLQFATGYHEDVDYIFKVYWYARKVCYLDEVLYFKWQRPNSIVNTVSVQHIEGFMRAWKEIGAFVVTNDPDGWQEFFLYYKLGLSGAVATRVREIYRHNSSNKRAIELYAALYRCWIDYFVSIEDFFELPTKKTKYILIASHFLKTMQDERLTAKLKAIAISEYIKQVVNKSWSCIDLHHSIFLAPDQIRTCCKRFFVDGEMHGDVILLDMSKCDSARVSSQNILEAKQKLFSKINSGEKSDCDGCPFLEFKEWGSLRNLEIKYLSFEHHSICNLRCSYCSETYYGGKKPRYDVKALIESFLNQNVLDSYSVVVWGGGEPVLDKGFAPLIEKLADQLPGANQRVLTNAVIYSETIEHLLAEDKVSITSSIDAGTDETYLLVRGQSKLREALANLEKYASANSAKVTIKYIFTEENSSIEEVKSFIPFMKNFNLIGCNYQISTDFKKEIVSIDEAILMIAMYGLLTDAGCRLVYFDDLLRQRLGKIHSHSENLIKSKIVDMGIGHVLADKASYKSVAIWGAGWQAKYLLEKTSFFKHVDVEFFVDSTTSKIGGQFLDHNIFAPTALLDSDIPIVIAAVQGFPIIFDAFLALGIDESRLIKKLIL from the coding sequence ATGATTGATTCAGCTCCAAGGATGAGAAACTCTGTGCAGTTCTCGATTATTATTCCAGCGTACAACTCAGAAGACTTCATAGAAAATTGCCTCTATAGCGCATTGAATCAGAGTCTAAAAAGGGGAAACTTCGAAGTCATACTCGTAGATGATTGCTCTACAGATTCTACCTTTTTAATCGCATCTCGTTTGGCAACGAATAATAAGAATTTGTTTGTTACAAAAACGCCCAAAAACTCTGGCCCTGGAATAGCCAGAAATGTTGGTTTAAGCAAAGCTACAGGCAAGTGGGTTATATTTGTCGATAGTGATGATTATCTACATCGGGAAGCTTTGTCTAAATTACAAGTTTTCTTAGATATGAACAACAGTGCTTTTCTGGATGCTGTGGGTTTTAACTGGGAGTACGACTCAGCAAGATTTAGTTCAGAACAGTTTCAAGTGTCTGGTCGGCGTGATCATAGCTCGCTTGAATTGAGTAAAAATCAATTAATTAAAAAATACCTGTCTTTGCATATGGATGGCTCAGTTATCTATACTGCTATTCGAAGGAAACTAATTATAGAAAACAACCTACAGTTTGCTACTGGATATCACGAAGATGTAGACTATATCTTTAAGGTTTACTGGTACGCAAGAAAAGTTTGTTATCTGGATGAAGTATTATATTTTAAATGGCAGCGACCAAACTCAATAGTCAACACTGTTTCAGTTCAGCATATTGAAGGGTTCATGCGAGCTTGGAAGGAGATAGGTGCTTTTGTTGTCACCAATGATCCTGACGGATGGCAAGAATTTTTTCTATATTACAAATTAGGATTGTCTGGTGCAGTTGCAACAAGAGTTAGAGAAATTTACCGGCATAACTCCTCCAATAAGCGTGCAATTGAACTTTATGCGGCATTATATCGATGTTGGATTGATTATTTTGTTTCAATTGAAGATTTTTTTGAGTTGCCGACAAAAAAAACAAAGTATATTTTAATCGCATCGCATTTTCTTAAGACCATGCAAGATGAACGACTGACAGCAAAATTGAAGGCTATTGCTATTTCCGAATACATAAAACAAGTTGTGAACAAAAGTTGGAGCTGTATTGATTTGCATCATTCGATCTTTCTGGCGCCAGACCAAATACGAACATGTTGTAAGCGATTCTTTGTTGACGGAGAAATGCATGGTGATGTGATCCTATTAGATATGTCCAAATGTGATTCCGCTCGTGTGAGCAGTCAAAATATACTTGAAGCCAAACAAAAACTTTTTTCAAAAATTAATAGTGGTGAAAAATCTGATTGTGATGGTTGTCCCTTTCTTGAATTTAAGGAATGGGGTTCTTTAAGGAATTTGGAAATAAAATATTTATCTTTTGAGCATCATTCGATATGTAACTTGCGGTGCTCATATTGCAGTGAAACCTATTATGGCGGCAAGAAACCGAGATACGACGTCAAAGCGCTTATAGAATCTTTCCTAAATCAAAATGTACTGGATAGTTATAGTGTGGTTGTTTGGGGTGGTGGTGAGCCTGTATTAGACAAAGGTTTTGCGCCGCTTATTGAGAAGCTTGCTGATCAATTGCCAGGTGCAAATCAGAGGGTTTTAACCAATGCAGTTATATACTCCGAAACAATTGAGCATTTGCTTGCGGAAGATAAAGTAAGTATTACATCAAGTATTGATGCAGGGACTGATGAAACATATCTGCTTGTGCGGGGGCAATCTAAATTGCGAGAGGCTTTAGCCAATCTAGAAAAGTACGCGTCTGCGAACTCCGCTAAAGTAACCATCAAGTACATTTTTACCGAAGAAAATTCTTCTATCGAAGAAGTCAAGTCCTTTATTCCTTTTATGAAAAATTTTAACTTGATTGGATGTAACTACCAGATCAGCACCGACTTTAAAAAAGAAATTGTTTCTATTGATGAAGCGATCTTGATGATCGCTATGTATGGGCTTTTAACTGATGCAGGATGCCGGCTGGTATATTTTGACGATCTGCTACGGCAACGATTAGGTAAAATACACTCTCATTCTGAGAATTTAATTAAATCTAAGATCGTAGATATGGGCATTGGGCATGTCTTGGCAGACAAAGCCTCTTACAAGTCGGTGGCGATTTGGGGGGCTGGTTGGCAGGCAAAATATTTGCTTGAGAAGACGTCGTTTTTCAAGCACGTCGATGTGGAGTTTTTTGTAGATTCGACAACATCAAAGATTGGGGGGCAATTTTTAGATCATAACATCTTTGCGCCTACTGCGCTATTAGATTCAGACATCCCAATTGTAATCGCCGCAGTCCAGGGTTTTCCAATAATCTTCGATGCGTTCTTAGCACTTGGAATTGACGAGTCACGCCTTATAAAAAAGTTGATTCTTTAG
- a CDS encoding DegT/DnrJ/EryC1/StrS family aminotransferase, producing MSQTGCLRICLLNLSGLQKKMDKIYYTKPSITELEIRYAADAAVNGWGEKCYDYIYRFENLFKKHLDVKYAIATSSCTGALHMGLAALGIDAGDEVILADTNWIASAAPITYLGAKPVFVDVLPDTWCIDPQKAEVAITPKTKAIIAVHLYGNLCEMDALLDIGHRHSIPIIEDAAEAIGSIYHGKRAGSMGVFGTFSFHGTKTLTTGEGGMFVTNDDAIYEKVLTFSNHGRSRSQTKQFWPDMIGFKYKMSNIQAAIGCGQMERIDDLIAGKRRIFAYYAEHFRNLPLKMNPEPVGMTNGYWMPTIVVDEGMPFNRENLLTAFKADNIDGRVFFWPLSMLSMFEAKPENFVGYGLYERAINLPTYHDLCGMFWDSKVMC from the coding sequence ATGTCGCAGACCGGTTGTTTGAGAATTTGCCTGCTGAATTTGAGTGGTTTGCAAAAGAAAATGGATAAAATTTACTACACTAAACCCAGCATAACCGAGCTTGAAATCCGCTATGCTGCTGATGCCGCAGTAAACGGCTGGGGTGAGAAGTGCTATGATTATATCTATCGGTTTGAAAATCTATTTAAAAAACACCTGGACGTAAAATATGCAATTGCTACGTCGAGTTGTACAGGCGCATTGCACATGGGTTTGGCTGCGCTTGGCATTGATGCTGGAGATGAGGTAATACTGGCAGATACTAATTGGATCGCTTCTGCTGCGCCGATTACCTACCTCGGAGCCAAGCCTGTCTTTGTGGATGTATTGCCTGACACCTGGTGTATTGATCCCCAAAAAGCAGAGGTGGCCATTACACCCAAAACCAAAGCAATTATTGCCGTGCATCTCTATGGAAATCTTTGCGAGATGGATGCGTTACTTGATATCGGCCATCGCCATAGCATACCGATCATCGAAGACGCGGCAGAGGCAATTGGGTCCATCTATCATGGCAAACGTGCCGGCAGTATGGGCGTTTTCGGCACCTTCTCCTTTCACGGTACCAAAACTCTCACTACCGGTGAAGGAGGCATGTTCGTCACCAATGATGATGCTATCTACGAAAAAGTCCTTACCTTCAGCAACCATGGCCGGAGCAGGAGTCAGACAAAGCAGTTTTGGCCGGACATGATCGGCTTCAAATACAAGATGTCCAACATCCAGGCAGCCATCGGTTGTGGGCAAATGGAGAGGATTGATGACCTCATTGCTGGCAAGCGGCGAATTTTTGCTTACTACGCCGAACACTTTCGTAATCTACCGTTGAAGATGAATCCTGAACCGGTGGGTATGACAAACGGCTATTGGATGCCCACCATTGTTGTCGATGAGGGGATGCCTTTCAATCGCGAAAATTTGCTCACTGCTTTTAAGGCGGATAATATTGATGGCCGCGTATTTTTCTGGCCGTTGAGCATGCTGTCTATGTTTGAGGCGAAACCAGAGAATTTTGTGGGCTATGGGCTGTATGAACGAGCTATTAATTTGCCCACTTATCATGACCTGTGCGGGATGTTTTGGGACAGCAAGGTAATGTGCTGA
- a CDS encoding class I SAM-dependent methyltransferase, with the protein MKCRFCHHELIHVFINLINAPASNSFLTKDQLNEPEVFYPIELYVCDKCFLVQTGEYKKSGEIFNREYAYFSSFSTSWLEHAKKYVDMITGRLELSTASHVMEIASNDGYLLQYFLEKQIPCLGIEPSANTAQAAREKGIETLEEFFSADLAERLVQEEKKLI; encoded by the coding sequence ATGAAATGCCGATTTTGCCACCATGAATTGATCCATGTATTTATTAATCTGATCAATGCTCCAGCATCCAACTCTTTTTTGACCAAAGATCAATTGAACGAACCTGAAGTCTTTTATCCGATAGAACTCTATGTCTGTGACAAATGTTTTCTGGTGCAGACGGGCGAATACAAAAAATCCGGCGAAATATTTAACCGGGAGTATGCCTATTTTTCCTCTTTTTCCACGTCCTGGCTTGAACATGCAAAAAAATATGTAGATATGATTACAGGCAGGCTGGAGTTAAGCACGGCATCTCATGTGATGGAAATCGCCTCAAATGACGGATACTTGTTGCAATATTTTTTGGAAAAACAGATCCCTTGTCTTGGGATTGAACCGAGTGCCAACACTGCTCAGGCGGCCAGAGAAAAAGGAATTGAGACATTAGAGGAATTTTTTAGTGCTGACCTTGCGGAAAGACTCGTGCAAGAAGAAAAAAAGCTGATTTAA
- a CDS encoding DegT/DnrJ/EryC1/StrS family aminotransferase codes for MIKPFEKPIYVTRPFLPPLEDYCEGLKEIWENQWLTNNGPVVRRFSKQLSGYFETDNLCLFNNGTLALQIALQGMEISGEVITTPFTFVATTHALFWNKIRPVFVDIEPDYYTLDPEKVEAAITPWTTAILAVHVYGHPCKLNALADIARRHNLKLIYDAAHAFGVKVRGNSIAHFGDLSMFSFHATKAFHSIEGGMLTFKDSGLKQKFDYLKNFGFENEVEVVMPGTNAKMNEFQALMGEMVLVNIDQIINKREKLYQRYHEILKDVPGIRLVPPLPTDIEYNYAYMPVEVDEDIYGLSRNGLYEEFKKYNVFTRRYFYPLLCDFPCYRAVTVKDSLSVARLAASRILTLPIYYDLALDDVQRICDIIIEIGSN; via the coding sequence ATGATTAAACCTTTTGAAAAACCCATTTATGTGACAAGGCCATTTTTGCCTCCGCTGGAGGATTATTGCGAAGGTCTCAAGGAGATATGGGAAAATCAATGGCTCACCAACAACGGGCCTGTAGTCAGGCGGTTTTCAAAGCAGCTTTCCGGTTACTTTGAAACAGATAATTTATGCCTTTTTAACAACGGTACTCTTGCCCTTCAAATAGCCTTGCAGGGGATGGAAATTTCGGGAGAAGTTATCACCACCCCATTTACATTTGTGGCGACAACCCATGCTTTGTTCTGGAACAAAATCAGACCTGTTTTTGTGGATATCGAACCTGACTATTATACACTTGACCCCGAAAAGGTTGAAGCAGCAATTACCCCATGGACAACCGCTATATTGGCGGTGCATGTATATGGACACCCCTGTAAATTAAACGCTCTTGCTGATATCGCCCGCAGACATAACCTCAAATTGATCTATGATGCTGCCCATGCGTTTGGTGTGAAGGTTAGGGGGAACTCAATTGCTCATTTTGGTGATTTGAGCATGTTCAGTTTTCATGCCACTAAAGCTTTTCATTCGATTGAAGGCGGCATGCTGACCTTCAAGGATAGCGGCCTCAAACAAAAATTTGATTATCTGAAAAACTTTGGGTTTGAGAACGAGGTTGAAGTGGTTATGCCCGGCACAAACGCAAAGATGAACGAATTCCAGGCCTTGATGGGCGAAATGGTTTTGGTTAATATTGATCAAATAATCAATAAACGGGAGAAATTGTATCAGCGTTACCATGAGATCCTTAAAGATGTGCCTGGCATCAGATTAGTTCCGCCCCTTCCCACAGATATAGAATATAATTACGCTTATATGCCGGTTGAAGTTGACGAAGATATCTATGGACTCAGCCGCAACGGGCTTTACGAGGAATTCAAGAAATATAACGTGTTCACTCGTAGATATTTCTATCCGCTCCTTTGTGACTTTCCCTGCTACCGTGCTGTTACTGTAAAGGATTCATTGTCTGTCGCCAGATTGGCAGCCTCAAGGATTCTAACGCTGCCGATTTATTATGATCTTGCCTTAGATGATGTCCAAAGGATTTGTGATATTATTATTGAGATCGGTTCAAACTAA
- a CDS encoding methyltransferase C-terminal domain-containing protein, with the protein MPDINDFVAGLKIALKNDGVITMEFPHLMRLIEENQFDTIYHEHFSYLSFHTVCRIFARHGLAIFDVEELPTHGGSLRIYARHDNDNSKPVTPNVVELLEKEAAREMLTLDYYLNFQQKVDKVKYALVSFLMEQKKAGKKVAAYGAAAKGNTLLNYCGVKKDLIEFVVDALPHKQSMFLPGSHIPVVKEDEIKKLKPDYVLILPWNIKDEIMEQLSYIRDWCGRFVVAVPNLKMV; encoded by the coding sequence GTGCCGGATATAAACGATTTTGTTGCCGGCCTCAAGATCGCTTTGAAAAATGATGGTGTTATAACCATGGAGTTTCCTCATTTGATGCGTCTTATCGAAGAGAATCAGTTTGACACCATATATCACGAGCACTTTTCATACCTTTCATTTCATACAGTATGCAGAATTTTTGCAAGGCACGGCCTGGCCATCTTTGACGTGGAGGAGCTTCCAACCCATGGTGGTTCATTGAGGATCTATGCCAGACATGATAATGACAATTCAAAACCTGTAACGCCAAATGTTGTTGAACTGTTGGAAAAAGAGGCGGCAAGAGAGATGCTTACCTTAGATTATTATCTTAATTTTCAGCAAAAGGTGGATAAGGTTAAGTATGCGCTTGTTTCATTTCTTATGGAGCAGAAAAAAGCGGGGAAGAAGGTTGCTGCTTACGGAGCGGCGGCCAAAGGGAATACTCTTTTAAATTACTGCGGTGTTAAAAAAGATTTGATTGAATTTGTAGTTGATGCTCTTCCTCATAAACAGAGCATGTTTTTGCCAGGGAGCCATATTCCCGTGGTAAAGGAAGATGAAATTAAAAAACTCAAGCCGGATTATGTGCTTATACTGCCGTGGAATATTAAAGATGAGATAATGGAGCAATTAAGTTATATCAGAGACTGGTGCGGGCGATTTGTTGTGGCTGTCCCGAATTTAAAAATGGTGTAA
- a CDS encoding ATP-grasp domain-containing protein: MMQKVLLVDTNLSSAPIYRYLVDSGCEVFVIGSNPNDFLAKSANNYINLDYSNVDQTRKIIEETNIDYIVPGCNDLSYQVCAALNSKGNYYGIDTVETTEIINSKDKFRTFATKIGLQVPRVISGEHVDEIWPVIVKPVDAYSGRGMTIVRKAEQHELQSAIDHAKEFSRSKTCIVEEYVEGQLYSHSAFITDGNIVADFIVEEHGTANPFVVDTSRVIYDFPLEMLSRIRDGIALLAKKLKLVDGLVHTQFIKNGGSFWLIEVTRRCPGDLYSHLIELSTGFNYAETYARPFVKQEFSFGKNTLKQSWVMRHTIFQPAEGVFGSIQFNFPILIEKMVPISLAGGMIKASPFGRIALIFLRKNSEEELSELFQKTLNRSLYTIQETH; the protein is encoded by the coding sequence ATGATGCAAAAAGTGCTATTGGTTGACACCAATCTTTCGTCAGCGCCGATCTATCGCTACCTCGTTGATTCCGGCTGTGAAGTGTTCGTAATCGGAAGCAATCCTAATGATTTTCTGGCTAAATCTGCTAACAACTACATCAACCTGGATTATTCCAATGTGGACCAAACCCGGAAAATAATAGAGGAAACGAATATTGATTATATTGTCCCGGGGTGCAATGACCTTTCATATCAAGTCTGTGCCGCGCTTAATTCAAAAGGGAACTATTATGGAATAGATACAGTTGAGACAACAGAAATAATCAATAGCAAAGATAAATTCCGAACGTTCGCAACAAAAATTGGCTTGCAAGTTCCACGGGTAATCTCCGGTGAGCATGTGGATGAAATATGGCCTGTAATAGTCAAACCTGTAGATGCTTATAGTGGCCGTGGTATGACCATTGTTCGCAAAGCTGAACAACACGAGTTGCAATCAGCCATCGATCATGCGAAAGAATTTTCACGCTCCAAGACATGCATTGTGGAGGAGTATGTTGAGGGACAGCTATACAGCCATTCAGCGTTTATCACTGACGGCAACATAGTTGCGGACTTTATTGTTGAAGAACACGGTACAGCAAACCCGTTTGTGGTTGATACCAGTCGTGTAATCTATGACTTTCCTCTCGAAATGCTGAGTCGTATCCGCGATGGTATTGCTTTGCTGGCTAAAAAGCTGAAGCTGGTTGATGGACTGGTTCACACGCAATTCATAAAGAATGGAGGATCGTTCTGGTTGATTGAGGTAACACGTCGTTGTCCTGGTGATTTGTATAGTCACCTAATTGAACTCTCAACGGGTTTTAACTATGCAGAAACATATGCGAGACCTTTCGTAAAACAAGAATTTTCTTTTGGGAAAAATACATTGAAGCAATCCTGGGTAATGAGGCACACAATTTTTCAGCCTGCTGAAGGAGTTTTTGGATCAATCCAATTCAATTTTCCCATTTTAATAGAAAAAATGGTTCCAATAAGTTTAGCGGGCGGCATGATAAAAGCCAGTCCTTTTGGCCGGATTGCACTAATATTTTTGAGGAAGAATTCAGAGGAAGAACTTTCGGAGCTATTTCAAAAGACGCTCAATAGAAGTTTGTATACGATTCAAGAAACTCATTAA